One window of the Candidatus Neomarinimicrobiota bacterium genome contains the following:
- a CDS encoding S9 family peptidase, giving the protein MESSMLKKSLCVLCVVLIGATKLFSEKPYELTVAKIMQDPKWIGISPSNVHWSEDGKWIYFNWNPDEAMSDSLYKVSPKGEKPQKVSPKERQSLPSRYGDYSKDWMKKVYSKNGDIFMLNIKNGNTIQITNTVDRESNPKFSSNEKSVTFLSGGNIYRWFMTAGSVKQITDFREGENKSEDKEPKTEHEKWLKQEELRLIGILEERKTKRERTEKMEDAEKPKRPLEIFYGSKAVQNIQPSPDGNYVTFQLNKAAKDAKRTIVPSYVAETGFTEDLNARDKVGRPNGTYELGIYNILTDTVMYVSTDSLPGIFERPQFTELEKSDGSKKREVYFSGPYWSDDGKQCATVLQSLDNKDRWIVALDLTSANLKLLDHQHDDAWVGGPGIRRWRGAVSIGWTPDNKNFWFQSEATGYSHLYTVNTATGEKNQLTKGKFEVRDVRISRDKKWWYFRSNEVHPGELHLYRMPIGGGKWEQITTMTGNNDGDFSPDEKTVAIRHSYSNRPWDLFVIKNKPKAKATRLTDSQTGEWKAYPWRDPEIITFSADDGAEVYARLYRPENPEKNGPAVVFVHGAGYLQNVHKWWSSYYREFMFHNLLVDNGYTVLDIDYRASAGYGRDWRTAIYRYMGGKDLSDQVDGAKLLVEKFNVDPKRIGIYGGSYGGFITLMAMFTEPGVFAAGASLRPVTDWAHYNHPYTSNILNIPQADSLAYVRSSPIYHAEGLEGALLICHGMIDTNVHFQDVVRLSQRLIELGKENWEVAIYPLEGHGFREPSSWTDEYRRIFKLFEMHLK; this is encoded by the coding sequence ATGGAGTCAAGTATGCTGAAAAAATCCCTTTGTGTTTTATGCGTCGTTCTCATAGGTGCCACAAAACTGTTCAGTGAAAAGCCGTACGAGTTAACAGTGGCGAAGATTATGCAGGATCCCAAATGGATCGGGATCTCCCCTTCAAATGTTCACTGGTCCGAAGATGGAAAATGGATCTACTTCAACTGGAACCCGGATGAGGCCATGAGTGATTCTCTCTACAAAGTTTCGCCGAAAGGGGAAAAGCCGCAGAAGGTCTCTCCAAAGGAACGCCAGTCACTCCCCTCCCGCTACGGAGATTACAGTAAAGATTGGATGAAAAAAGTGTATTCAAAGAACGGCGATATTTTCATGCTAAATATCAAGAACGGAAACACAATACAGATCACCAATACAGTAGATCGCGAGTCAAACCCAAAATTTTCAAGCAATGAAAAGAGCGTTACTTTTTTGTCAGGCGGGAATATCTACAGGTGGTTCATGACTGCCGGGAGCGTTAAACAGATTACTGACTTCCGGGAAGGGGAAAACAAAAGTGAGGACAAAGAGCCCAAGACAGAACACGAAAAATGGCTGAAGCAGGAAGAGCTGAGACTCATCGGTATACTGGAGGAGAGGAAAACCAAGCGTGAAAGAACAGAAAAAATGGAAGATGCTGAAAAACCAAAGCGACCATTAGAGATATTCTACGGCAGCAAGGCGGTTCAGAATATTCAGCCGAGCCCAGATGGAAATTATGTCACTTTTCAACTCAACAAAGCGGCAAAGGACGCCAAGCGTACCATTGTCCCCAGTTACGTAGCAGAGACCGGCTTCACGGAAGATCTTAATGCTCGCGATAAAGTGGGTCGCCCCAACGGCACGTATGAACTAGGTATTTACAACATTCTTACTGATACCGTCATGTATGTGTCCACAGACAGCCTTCCAGGAATCTTTGAGCGCCCGCAATTCACGGAGCTTGAAAAGTCAGATGGTTCGAAAAAAAGAGAAGTCTATTTCTCGGGCCCCTACTGGTCTGATGATGGTAAGCAGTGCGCAACCGTTCTGCAGTCACTGGACAATAAAGACCGGTGGATTGTGGCTCTGGATCTCACCTCAGCCAACCTGAAGTTGCTGGATCATCAACACGATGATGCCTGGGTTGGCGGGCCAGGTATCCGTCGGTGGCGCGGTGCCGTCAGTATCGGCTGGACGCCTGACAACAAGAACTTCTGGTTCCAGTCAGAGGCCACCGGATACTCCCATCTTTACACGGTGAATACGGCAACGGGCGAAAAAAACCAACTGACGAAAGGTAAATTCGAAGTAAGAGATGTTCGCATCTCCAGAGATAAGAAATGGTGGTACTTTCGCTCCAACGAGGTACATCCCGGCGAACTTCATCTTTACAGAATGCCAATAGGCGGTGGCAAATGGGAGCAAATAACAACCATGACCGGTAACAATGACGGAGACTTCTCTCCGGATGAAAAAACTGTCGCCATCCGTCACTCTTACAGCAATCGCCCCTGGGACCTTTTTGTCATAAAGAACAAACCCAAAGCCAAGGCGACACGCCTGACCGATTCTCAGACCGGTGAGTGGAAGGCTTATCCGTGGCGCGATCCTGAGATCATCACTTTCTCAGCTGATGACGGAGCGGAGGTTTATGCCCGTCTTTACAGGCCGGAAAATCCAGAAAAGAATGGTCCGGCAGTCGTCTTTGTACATGGTGCCGGCTATCTTCAGAACGTCCACAAATGGTGGAGCAGTTATTATAGGGAATTCATGTTCCACAATTTGCTAGTTGATAATGGATACACCGTGCTGGACATTGATTATCGTGCCAGCGCCGGCTACGGCCGGGATTGGCGGACTGCCATCTATCGCTACATGGGCGGTAAAGATCTCAGTGATCAGGTGGATGGGGCAAAACTGCTCGTTGAAAAGTTCAACGTCGATCCAAAACGTATCGGCATTTATGGCGGTTCATACGGTGGCTTTATCACGTTGATGGCCATGTTCACCGAACCGGGTGTTTTCGCTGCCGGTGCTTCGCTTCGGCCTGTAACCGATTGGGCTCATTATAATCACCCTTATACATCAAACATCCTGAATATCCCTCAAGCAGACAGTCTTGCTTATGTCAGAAGTTCACCCATTTACCATGCCGAAGGGCTGGAAGGAGCACTGCTTATCTGCCACGGCATGATTGATACAAATGTTCACTTCCAGGATGTGGTAAGGCTCTCACAACGTCTCATAGAACTCGGGAAGGAAAACTGGGAAGTCGCCATCTATCCTCTAGAAGGACACGGCTTCCGAGAACCGAGCAGTTGGACTGATGAATATCGACGGATATTCAAACTTTTTGAGATGCACTTGAAATGA
- a CDS encoding hydrolase, whose translation MNKKYIIQFLVVLCVPSLAVAQVTQAQKVNPVVETRDIGRSEIKLDGVLDEEVWSSVSPATGFIQEDPNEGEPCTERSEVYILYNNENLYIGAKLYDNDPSGILAYQKRRDASLRTDDRFMWILDTFLDGRTGYFFEINPAGLMGDGILGAGGHWNVNKSWDGIWDARVVVDDEGWSAEIVIPFRTLNFDPGLDTWGINFQRTIRRKNEDARWSGYKRNQNLTQPIHAGRVTGLNNLSQGKGIEVKPYGIVKEQWSSDGVPANPNEAGFDLSFNITSGLRGSFTYNTDFAEAEVDERRVNLTRFPLRFREKRDFFLEGSGVYSFSSRNGVTPFFSRRIGISEGSQIPIVYGGRLTGQVGDYEIGMINVKTKSLGPVPAENFNVARVKKSLFRESYLGLVYTSRSADADSVYRDQDLFGLDLDLSTSRFRGDQNLKFQAFFVGHSSSKDNPEASLGDLSTRGIRLTYPNDLWQAHVSYREFGEEFDPAVGFNSRNGFKRIEPSVNYRPRPENWELVRQMEFGVKFEYMVDMRNRLLKRQTKVTLFELNFESADRLSAEMINLKEYLDRDFEIIEGNTITVGNYVTNGFHISGETSEKRMVAGELSYSTGEFWTGKKQTVESELSIKPFPGLTLQGGSEYNSVSLSAGEFDTQLYRLTVGIYPTPRTAFYSNIQYDDVSNLLGLFAKLRHTIQPGSDLYLVYTHNWWSLGDSLFDRELETVSKVSSVKVNYTHRF comes from the coding sequence ATGAACAAAAAATATATAATTCAGTTTCTAGTGGTTCTTTGTGTGCCGTCTTTAGCAGTAGCCCAGGTAACTCAGGCTCAGAAAGTGAATCCTGTCGTCGAAACACGTGACATAGGGAGATCTGAGATCAAACTGGATGGTGTGCTTGATGAGGAAGTTTGGAGTTCCGTCTCTCCAGCTACAGGTTTTATTCAGGAGGATCCCAACGAAGGGGAGCCGTGCACCGAGAGGTCAGAGGTATACATTCTTTATAATAATGAGAACCTTTACATCGGTGCTAAGCTTTACGACAATGATCCTTCTGGGATTTTAGCCTATCAGAAACGCAGAGATGCAAGCCTCCGGACCGATGACCGTTTCATGTGGATTCTTGACACTTTTCTGGATGGCAGGACCGGCTACTTTTTTGAGATTAACCCAGCGGGGCTCATGGGTGACGGTATACTCGGCGCCGGTGGCCATTGGAATGTAAACAAGTCGTGGGATGGCATCTGGGATGCTAGGGTTGTGGTCGATGATGAGGGGTGGTCGGCCGAAATCGTCATTCCTTTCCGGACTCTCAACTTCGATCCGGGGCTCGACACTTGGGGCATCAACTTTCAGAGAACTATTCGGAGGAAAAATGAAGATGCCCGGTGGAGTGGTTACAAGCGGAATCAGAATCTCACACAGCCCATTCACGCGGGGCGCGTCACAGGGCTAAATAATCTCTCCCAAGGCAAGGGTATTGAAGTGAAGCCCTATGGTATCGTTAAAGAGCAGTGGAGTTCCGATGGAGTTCCTGCAAATCCCAATGAAGCAGGCTTTGACTTATCTTTCAATATTACATCAGGCCTGAGAGGTTCCTTCACTTACAATACCGATTTTGCAGAGGCAGAAGTTGATGAGAGGCGCGTGAACCTGACCCGGTTCCCGTTACGGTTCCGAGAAAAGCGGGACTTTTTTCTTGAAGGGTCAGGCGTCTATTCATTTTCAAGCCGGAATGGCGTGACACCATTTTTCAGCAGACGGATCGGAATATCTGAAGGAAGCCAAATACCTATTGTTTACGGTGGTCGCCTCACCGGTCAGGTTGGTGATTATGAAATCGGAATGATAAATGTAAAGACTAAGAGTCTCGGCCCCGTCCCTGCGGAAAACTTCAACGTGGCTCGTGTCAAGAAATCACTCTTCCGGGAATCTTACCTTGGGCTCGTCTACACAAGTCGTTCCGCTGATGCAGATTCTGTCTATAGAGACCAGGATCTTTTTGGGTTGGATCTGGATCTCTCCACCTCCCGGTTCAGAGGTGATCAGAACCTGAAGTTTCAGGCATTCTTTGTGGGCCACTCCTCCTCTAAGGACAATCCGGAAGCGTCGTTGGGCGATCTCTCCACGCGGGGTATTCGGCTCACCTATCCCAACGACCTGTGGCAGGCACACGTGTCGTATCGTGAGTTTGGGGAGGAGTTTGATCCCGCCGTAGGCTTCAACTCAAGGAATGGTTTTAAAAGGATAGAACCGTCGGTGAACTACCGTCCCCGACCGGAGAACTGGGAACTTGTGCGGCAGATGGAGTTCGGAGTTAAGTTTGAATATATGGTTGATATGAGGAACCGGTTACTGAAACGACAAACGAAGGTGACACTGTTCGAACTGAACTTTGAAAGCGCTGACCGGCTCTCAGCGGAGATGATCAATCTGAAGGAGTATCTCGACAGAGACTTTGAAATCATAGAAGGCAATACCATAACTGTGGGGAACTATGTGACGAACGGCTTCCACATTTCCGGCGAAACGTCAGAAAAAAGGATGGTAGCTGGTGAACTGTCATACTCAACGGGTGAATTCTGGACCGGAAAAAAGCAAACGGTTGAGAGTGAACTTTCCATCAAGCCGTTCCCGGGGTTGACTCTTCAGGGCGGTTCTGAATATAATTCCGTTTCCCTGTCTGCGGGAGAATTCGATACCCAACTGTACCGCCTGACCGTCGGTATATATCCCACTCCAAGAACTGCCTTTTACAGCAATATTCAGTATGACGATGTCTCTAATCTGTTGGGCCTCTTTGCCAAACTGCGCCATACCATCCAACCAGGAAGTGATCTCTACTTGGTCTACACACACAACTGGTGGAGTCTTGGTGACAGTTTGTTTGATAGAGAGCTAGAAACCGTTTCCAAGGTGAGTTCAGTCAAAGTAAACTACACCCACCGTTTCTGA
- a CDS encoding DoxX family membrane protein, whose amino-acid sequence MRNYLNCCAPLTDASYNQCQLTGLVVMRVLIGWHFLYEGIAKLLNPYWSSAAYLLESKWIFSGLATTIVANPTLLTMVDNINMWGLTLIGLALMLGIVERPAALVGMTLVLLYYLFMPPFVGFEYSRPAEGSYIIVNKNLIEAAALFVVACFPSGGIIGIDKFLFSKNETDREGSS is encoded by the coding sequence ATGAGAAACTACCTTAACTGTTGTGCACCCCTGACAGATGCCAGTTATAATCAGTGCCAACTGACCGGCCTAGTGGTGATGCGTGTCCTCATTGGGTGGCATTTTCTTTATGAAGGAATTGCCAAACTCCTTAACCCTTATTGGTCATCGGCCGCCTATTTGCTGGAGTCAAAATGGATTTTTTCCGGGCTTGCCACCACCATCGTCGCCAACCCAACTCTTCTGACCATGGTGGACAATATTAATATGTGGGGGCTCACACTTATTGGTCTTGCGTTAATGCTTGGTATAGTTGAACGGCCTGCTGCTCTTGTCGGGATGACACTTGTATTGCTCTATTATCTGTTTATGCCGCCTTTCGTGGGATTCGAATACTCACGGCCGGCAGAAGGGAGTTATATCATTGTGAACAAAAATCTTATTGAAGCGGCTGCTCTCTTTGTGGTAGCCTGCTTCCCGAGCGGCGGGATAATAGGTATCGACAAATTTCTTTTTTCAAAGAATGAAACTGACCGGGAGGGATCCTCATGA